TATGACATTTTGTAACATGTTCACAATCGTCTACTTCTTAGTGTTTTTCATTATACAATACTTACATCTATAAAACATgcaaaaacatatacatatttactatGTACAggctatttaattagcttaacataatatattcgctgctataaatatatacagttatGCACTAACTACAGAGTACCCATAAacgatatatattgtaatattgcAGATTTTACAACACAAAATGTATCCAGTCACCAAATAACTGTgtagaaaaaacaaatgtctttctttttttttataagaaaatATGTTCTGTTAATCCATCACCAGTCACGTTTGGTTGagggaaatgacgtcattcccTTTTATTGAGGCATATCCATGCGCAGTGCCTATATGAACCGAAGTGATTAGCGTTTCCATCGCAACCTCCGTAAACGAACATCTCGCACTTGCcggttattttgttgtaaaagTAGCGGTAGTACGTCTGAAGACACAGTCCCTGATCCACATGCTCTAAACAAGCTGAAACAGAATGTAATAATACAGTCAAGCATCGTTATCTCGACTTCACTTATCTTTAGCCCAGGATattaggtagcactaaaccaaataagtTCCGGCTGAGCTTTTTGATAgaaaagttaacaccacaagtcctgtaattggtgataaatgtgagtgtgttgactgtacaaaaaaatagtttcatctgggcaaaaaatgtatgcaattttatttcatctagtaccgccgtgtcaagtagccttgtgcttgaaacatgtatggggtacctgtaaaagaaAGTACTCGAAATTTGACCAGAActaaggtagtcatagacgctacccgttatctcagaaatgagcagcttcacgcacaattgtttctgattcactttatgGGTGAGGGGCGGTATTATTTATATCCGCGGTGTTTCTgttgattgatacactgcaggtaggagttttagccacatatgttactattgtcgtctatgggatttgatttgatagtataCACCCAGCACGAAGTTCAGATATAACCAAATGCATAATTTTTtactaacaattattatttagtcTCGATCCACctatatcacaaatattttatatttggagCCATCGATATCTTGAGGTATTTGGTTAGGTCccttcaatattaaaataacgaTGTCCGAGTCTTATTTAAAGTTATTGACCCTTTCCCGTTTCgtgtaaaatacattttaagctATTATACACACGAGGACAGCCAGACACAAACTGTATTTGcccaaattaaaactttttccaagaagttgtaagtaatgtgtaatttaacggTAAGGAAACCTATGATAGCCGAACTTTTTTTGACACGGTCAGTACCTTTAGATACTGTGATATTGTAAATGGAACATTACAAACCCCAGCACCCACTAGCCTTAGGCTCAAAACACACCGGGTCTGAGTCTAGGTCTGGGTTTGGGTCTGGGTCtaggtctggcgagtatggtgcCAGTTCAAAGTGAAACGcattgaatcgaatgtgacaaaagacACCGCGTCTGTACTGACgtcaactacagatctggcaacagacgtaatagaacatgcgctatattttcacacCGCCAGACTGGCCACTGCACAATATTCGAACCTTACtcattcatacatgtatgtatcatgAACAATTGGGTGGTGATAATAACGCAAATAAACTAAACTGTATAGTTTGGCTTCACAGAAATAAAAACTGACCTTTTGGAATCGGGATGCAGACCGGGCGACTGCCGTACATCTTACACCTGCTACCAGGACGACATCGTTTTGTCTGAAACACAGAAACAACAGCGTGAAACCAGAGCGTAAAACCAGATTATAAAATTACAGTATAAAACCACGGATAATCCTAACCGTCCTCGACGGTGCATTTGTTAAGTCACCAAGTTCAAAGCCCACAATTGAATATGAACAGTTTTGCGCCGTCCACATCAACGCAACAGTTGTGTTGTTCAACTCATGAACTTGCCGATTTTCGACTTATATGATGGTAGCTATGGATAAATCTGGACAGGCTCACGATCACTATGAACAAAAGAGTTGGCCAGTTGTACTAAAATGTGCAGTCGCTATGACATAAGAGTGACAATTACTTGTAGTAGGTAGTGATTTCGTATCTCATACAGGACATGCTATTGTATATACCAGGAAATAACTGCTGTACTGATCGGAATAATCGTGCCCCACAAACGGTGGCAGattcaaattgttttgtttttgttgtgttttatttttgtttgtttttgtatttattaagtggtttaaaaaaatgggggggggggggggcagggttAGGGGGAAGAGGGTGTTgggtttccttttttttttttttaaccaaatacAATAACAGTTGAGATAGTTGTAGGATGAGCGCACACTTTCAACCAAATTGTCGTGAGAATCGTCAAGTTCGTGAGTAATTCAACTCTGTAGTTGGAACCCACATTCATCGGCGGGCTTAAACAACACCTCGGCATAATTTAAACTAAAGtaatttggtgtctaacaatcaAACAATGGTTAATTCGACATTTGATTTAGAGACGGAGAAAACCCAATGTTGCCAGAGAGGccattattacaaaacaacaacaacaaacaaacagcaagggatcttttatatgcacgacaGGTATCAAATGCCATGATATGTTTTGCTGTTTTGCCTTTAAGGTGCATATTTTtaagaacaaatattttttctcGTTgtaactagtgcaccacaactggtcaaaggccgtggtatgtgctttcctgtctgtgggaaagtgcatataaaagatcactttctgcattgatgactacgtgtcataattaccaattgtttgacatccaatagccgataattaattaatcaatgtgctttagtgatgtcgttaaacaaaacataaggGACGTAACTGTTCATGAGCGAAAATGTGTAGTAGTTCTTTCCCTTTAATGCGATTTCatattaaacaaagaaaaaaaaagtttgttttgtttaacgacaccactagagcatattgatttattaataatcgcctattggatgttaaacatattgtaattttgacacagtcttagaaaggaaacccgctaaatttttccattagtagcaaaggatcttttatatgcactttcccacagacaggaaagcacatactacggcctttgaccagttatggtgcattgattaaaacaataaaaaaaacccaatgagttgaatggatcgatcgaggttgttcgatcctgcgacacaagcacctcaagtgagcactcaaccgactgagctcaATCCCGCCCCCTACACACAAAGGAGTGAAGATGCTAGTGACAGCCCAGTATTACTTACATGGCAGAGATCCTTGGTGGGTTTGTACATCTGGAGGATCTGGCACTGGGCCTTGCAGTTGAGAGGTACTAACTGCATGTTGCAGAGAGGCTTGCAGGCGGATGGCTTAGGTCGTGCTTGGAATGCAAGTCCTGAAAAAGGCAATCATCTGTGTTCAGGAgggtgagtgaatgaatgaatgaatgaatgaatgaaggaaggaaggaaggaaggaaggaaggaatgtatgaatgactgaatgtttaacgacaccccagcacaaacaatgcacatcggctaatgggtgtcagaaaaggtaatGAGGGCAAGTATGACTTGTTTCTTGTTATATCCTATCCTATTACAatcatttcaaacatttggtataaaaACCAGTTTAGTGAGCGACAACAAGCGCTCAGCCTTCTTCAGCAAGGACGCCTTAAAATTGGAAGTAGCCCGTGTTCAGGAGAGTAAGCGCTCGCAAATAATTCGACTGGTTTCCACTGTACCCTATCCTAACACAATCGTTTATCATTAGTCAcaacaaaccagtctagcaggcGTCCGCAAGCACTCGGCTCCTGTATGAATGGATTGTGTACGTGCACATGACCACATATAAATTGAGATTTGTGTGAGCTTATAATTTTGAAGGAATACCAAGACAACAACATCAGTATATGaacatttagagaataactaacgagctacgaggaattatgaattatctgtcccgagtgaatgaatgttgtaaacccgagcctttggcgagggttttacaacattcattcacgagggacagataattcgtaactcctcgtagcgagttggttattctctttattacccattgtcaattttaactgatttttaatgtaaacattcctctgcagtctacaacaaagccatcagccattacgtcatataatcttacgcacattacatgacgtaatgtaagtgacgtcatagcataacggcgttctttttacagccaaatgtttacagtacaaaataatacgactgtatttgcatttgaaaataattatttttatatattactaaagccgctgcttatgaaaatataccatttcatgtttacgaaacaagtgagtccatttgtttttgtaaatctttgtatatcgtataacgtatgtgtaatctgactcatgaatggaaacattatatgaatgaaagtgaagttccggccatgacaagcaaccaaccaaacatcgtgatttttaagccagccaatcagtggctgtagaagcaatctgcacactgtgcagagatcgaaaaaatattacccgtatatttgagcccatatgggtaataatatgaTATCTGTATGAAGGGCGATTCTAAACAATATTATATCAGACATTGTTGTGTCATATGGCAGGGCTGTACCTAGCAGGGAGCAAAAGAAGGCAGTTATAATCATAAGTTTACAAGAAAGGACTggagaaaaacctcaaattcgagcaacaattatacagatattcgggcaaaatatgctaacctgagacctttttaccatgtatttttatctttctaccctcaaaattagtcgtaatccatgtacaaaaaAGGTAGTgtttcgtttgcaaccctatatagatgtttggcagtaatgctaatattaataaatgttgttatccagattcgggctttttggtttaattctggcaaaagccagcctgtcccacccacacacccctATAAAAATAGGAGCAAGTACGTCTATGGTTATAACCCCACCAGAATAAGAAAAAAGCCACAAAAACCACCCTTTTTACTTCAAAGTGGCTCATTTTCCCCTTAGAAAACACCCTCTAATACTGTGTTCTGATATTTTTTCTACTGTCACCCCATTTATCTGTGACTGGGCACGACCCTACATGGAACACTTCGCAATAAATAGCTTACCTCTTGTCTGGCAGTTCACAATGGCCACTACAATGGAACACATCACGAAACACACGCGCATATCCAACATTTtctgaaatataatataaagagaggggttttattttaattcagtaACTATGGGTCTTTGTGTTGCATCCATTAATATGTGAAACTATAGTTAACCGTTTGCTATCATGAAACTAATAACATCAATTGTTAAAGAAATGCCACATCTATATCCGATACATCACTTATCAAAATAATGACTGATGCTATTTCATATTTTGAACTCGTGCATACTTTTTCATttctttggtgaaactcttgcacatttattatatttccatcgttttagatgaagtgtcagatgacatctgtggtggcagtactcacgaTGAAtaccaccggtggggcaggatatgctcatctttcgcgaacacctgctatcatcactgttacgACAGTGATGCAtcagtgcatgtcatcacagctgtacttattctaatgagctgtGTGAGATGCTAGGTTTGATTTAggaaactagtctgggagtggcagttctctttttgacggtgcaagagggatgaaatctccagtaaagcatctcctcgggagtggctatCTTCCTATGGACGAGGCAATAGATAtggattcatggaatcaaccattatttttccaaatgcccattcgactctgaaTTATGCAGCGATACAGCCCTGATCACATActatggttttgtcgttcagatctATTAACATATAAGAAACAGGTCCATCACCTCGTACTTCCGTCGAAATGTCTACCACTTAGCAACAATCCGCtgctgaactgaactgaactgaactgaactgaacatttatttctctcaggccgtaatccacggcttatgaggaacaatatataatacaacaattcacactttttaacaagatgacagaGTGAAACTATTCACATATGTATATCTACATAAAACGAACATGGAAATatcattataaataattggtttgggtttgcatacacaataataatacaataaagctatgagccggagggcttgaaagtattcataatatgtttacaaaatattgcaagttttcggaggacaccagttttttttacaattaaataattcgtgaaatttatatgtgtttggtttggatcgataatatttcggtatatattgaagtctgaattggttaaaatatgggcatgtaaaaatataatggaattcatctccgatgtcgttagtattgcataaaaaacacaatctatcatgtaatggtttacgtatccatctacctgtctctattggaagattgtggtttgatactgtaaaacgtaacaatgggcaccaatgttttttttctaataaatttaaataattttcgaatgctatactgcttttaaatattttgtaacaagatgctttcgatgaagtgtcaatatgactgtaccatgtttgcaaaaattgatctatgagttttgttgaaataaaaaatttcaacaatgaagcactattaatacgctcacaatgtgaccaccatatgtatgtgcaaccaatattatctaaaattgattttataaaagctatccatttgtgatcataaaaatgtgtattataatcattcaataacattctGTACACTAATAATGATAGCTTGGACTGCTTCCCAGTAATCATCCTAAACCAAACTCctatcattcttatttttactgttacatCTACCGGGAAGCatccaagttctccatacaacatatataatggGGTGGATTTTCTAACAggcaataataactttaaatatttgctatacaatttttctatgcaagacagactttcaaaaccccaaatttcacaTCCGTATAAAGCAATAGGTAAAACcatacaatcaaataatttaagttggCATTGAATGGAAAGATGGCAACGTTTTCCTTGTCTAAgtgtaaaatacatagctttttgAGCTTGATCATATTGATATTTTCGAGCATTAGTGAATTTATtggatttatgaaatataattccaagatatttgtatatttctacATTATCTAGATTTGTGTTTCCTAAATGGAACCTTTTggaataatcttttttattaccactgaaaattagcacttttgtttttttacaatttacatttagGGGTCATCCATTTAGTACGTACGCACAACTTTCAGATtttttgcacccccccccccccccccccccgtacgcATGCGTACGCCAGTGCCCATAACCCCCCTTGCGTACATACGCAAAAGATCGTCAGTCAGTACCAGTAAATGTAGACAATGCCACCGTCGATGTCATCATGGTATACTATAATTAATGAATACTGCtcattgtacaaatgtattaaacaacgCTTGACGacgaataaaatgtttctaaatgtattataaaccgGAACGTCTGCtctgttttaattacaaaaaaattcaacgtcagtaaataatcaaattaactatatatatatatatatttaaattttaccctaataacaccccccccccccgccgtaCGCAAGCGTACGCAAAATGGCTCTTAAATTttcaaccccccaccccccaaaatgCGTACGTACTAAAAGTATGCCCCCTTAGTTTCAATTTTGTACAATAAGagtcaaaaatatttaataaattctgcATGTCGTCATAATTTTCGGCAAAGAGCATATAGTAacacaaaaagaacaatatttgtatacaaagtgGAATCTGTGAATAAGTTATCTATGCGGATGCCATTACAATCATTAGTTTTAAACGTATCCTCTAAATCATTAAGAAACATGGAGAATAATAGGGGCGATAAATTTTCTCCCTGTCTAACACCCATGGAACATTGAAAATAATCCGACATTGTGTTATGTGCACTAATGCATGACTTAATGTTCTGATACAtgctatatattactttaaaacatttaccattaatACCATTTTGTATTAGTTTACCCCAAAGTCCTGTTCTCCATACAATACAGTTTTTCCTTCCGTGCTTTTAGCAATTCGATGAGtccatataatgtaaaaatatgatcGTTCGTCGAGTACTCCTTCCTGAATCCGGCTTGAACTTCAGATAACAAATCATTagtttctaaatataatttcagtctattatttaaaacagctgTAAACAGTTTCCCGAGACAACTAAGTAAAGTaataggtctataattttctggaACAGTTCTATCGCCACATTTATAGATCGGTTTGATTATGCCAACTAGCCACGAATCAGGAAAGACGCCATGTTCAAACACTAAATTAAAGAGCTTAACATATACAGGGACCATACAGCCGATAGTTTGCTTAATATACTCGTTGATTATTTGGTCTATTCCGCAggatttattgttttttagatttttaacaACGGCGAGTATTTCTTCTTCTACTATTGATTCATTTAGCATGGTAGTGTCCTCAAAATCTATATTAAAACTTGGATCTTTTTCTTCTGTTGTGTTGTCATCActgctgtttatatttttaaagtaatcgTACAGAGTGTCTAAAGGGGG
This DNA window, taken from Gigantopelta aegis isolate Gae_Host chromosome 4, Gae_host_genome, whole genome shotgun sequence, encodes the following:
- the LOC121370248 gene encoding eppin-like — encoded protein: MNTRNIETTHRVRTIQKMLDMRVCFVMCSIVVAIVNCQTRGLAFQARPKPSACKPLCNMQLVPLNCKAQCQILQMYKPTKDLCHTKRCRPGSRCKMYGSRPVCIPIPKACLEHVDQGLCLQTYYRYFYNKITGKCEMFVYGGCDGNANHFGSYRHCAWICLNKRE